The Silene latifolia isolate original U9 population chromosome X, ASM4854445v1, whole genome shotgun sequence genome contains the following window.
cattactttgttatagatatggacagctgagtcttgtatgtgcctagacatttgctctgagttattcattcaccatatgtttgttgtcctttgttttggtctgattgctttgcttgaggacaagcaaaggtttggtttgggggagtttgatgtatcactttcatatatacttttatagctccctttacgtcatatttcataccgtttcgtgcctattatatcatttatatgctttatttcaatgaattgtcgatactgccgctattttgtgttttgatgcagaaatgactcaatATGAGTGTGATCAAGCTGAGATTAGCATAGCGGAGACGGCACGGTAgagtacacgaagcatggcacgggaaacgaggaatcatgaagGCTAGAagtaaaagaagagaagaaagaacctgtgaagcaagttcctcgatcgagtcactgctgactcgatcgagtcactgtcctcgatcgagtcacttgcgactcgatcgaggatcctctctgacGGGCTtttttccggaatttcctaaaacacttatcttttattataaattagaaactcgtgttttattgtgggattacgttatattttgctaagtattgctggaaaactctcttaagaaccctaatcttccttttgtatggtactaatctttccccattaatttaatcattgttttatgttcttcaattattgttttcatcttgcaattatgttttcatctttaattatatttgttgttgttgttataatcatgagtagctaatcccctcatctaggatgaaggggatctaggttaattaaaagggaaagtcaattaattgctattgatatcattaaagttgttgtttgattgttgtaattcttctagttaatcaattgaggcctgagttattaattagtgtagcgaatcgatcctatcgccgaccgggttagaattgatataggctgcgacaatcaaatagagagtatctaatcatagcgaccgcatattagaatcgatctaaagggcataatggagtcgaccgatcttatgaccttaaacaacttgatagatttagtaattgattgataatccccgactgattgacctagtgaacctaattcctagacttttaatattattgttattcatcatttaattacattgcaattagtttgttagaatcaactcaaaacaaaacccccgaaattggttacttctagacagtttaaatactcttagactagctttcaccgcctccctgtggattcgatacctgtcttatcactagctattcttgttagtcctgagatagttttactttgatttggtaatacgactttagccacatcaccaaccccgtgatgcgatgtggacttggttaacttgtctaggtgaccttgattgaccttgtggtaaggcaacccaaaaatattttctatcaataagtttgaagtgctcatttcaaagaattttgtcatgtggaagtaatttaatgccaaggaaacctcaaatgttatgaattgttgaatgttgagaaatttaatttgttttgatggaggcgtaccacttcgatgtgctttggtgcgggatccattgaattgggcccccacacggttgtgaattcggccgcctgCAGAGACgtgagtgactatcaccccgaaaagctattgtctagaggttaaccggttgcctaataagcgattggcgaaagcaaaggacactagcccggaagggacaaacctcATCTAAagtttttgaaatgtgaaagtgaaatgaggacaattttgaatactagtcatatccactcgTTGTGTATaatgatttgagcatttcattcccacaaagcctttttgtcaagccactttgtcgagcttgggacgatccatgacctttacttttgtagagaattcgagacttgtcatgtcatatgctactagcatcatagggatcatcattccaccaccatccgatcgctcttgacgaaagcatttggaaattgaggacgaaagtagtctagtttaacaccatttggaggtgatttagtgccatcctcttagccttagtaatttgttaaaCTAGTagttgtgaaggattacatgctcttaaatttgttcctctttagtgcctccgccgcttgatgaggaagtggctattcttttgtagatgcatccattatgtgattttgtgtgcttaatgtttggatgtgtcgccattttggcaagacccaccttgccttgcaagaaggcatcctacctcatggttgtcttgttgtgagttgaaggggcggagtgagacccgctaattgtctcatatcggctatgttattaggttagtttaaataatggtcctagtctttctcacctctttactcgggacgagcaaaggttcggtttggggatatttgatgtgaccataattagcgcatatttagcccccgaattagccttgttcccatgctttttagtgcatatttgggtcatttcttatctttagttctttgttttgcatattctttgagattttgatcccttggtaggaaaggagtaagaatcttgcattttcatggcaaaacgagactaacttgatcgaatccaatgaccaagcatcaaggagagacaagactagaaggcctttgtacatattatagtagatgagcaatgttgagaaaggatccttgagtccccaaggaaatccccaaggaatttatgaagaaaagggaagaaaagaagaagaaatcttgctgaagaacaatccgtgcggattgactacaatccggccgtcctccacctgcacaatccgtgcggtttcatcacaagacgctcgggttagccctgccacaatccgcccggattctcctgaatccgctcgtgttccaccgccagaatccgcccgtctcgactctaatccgctcggattccagcacagcgcaatttcgtcttctccaagctacaaagaaagaagcccttccttcgaaaaataccggctcctccctgctcaatctaaaaagtgtaattactagtttagcccttagttaaccctaatgcatccccctaatctccactataaataccccattagtctaattagaagagcatgttcttcttatcaattattagagtagttaataccaatcaaatctctctttagttttgtaatcaacaattaatcaagttctaatacaagttttatttccttaatctctcttttgttcatcctttattttgggtaattgaagattatttgggttattattgggagattgacaacctctcaatcaagcatcaagtacttcttttatctttgctttattattggaatcattagtaggtataattctcttaatccctttttaattattgttgattactttcatttattcatcatgtttcattttgttggtatgattgacaaccttgctagcatgatcaacatgataatgagtgagtagtctcttagctagggttaatgggtgattaggggaaaccaacatggggaatgattcatgcttaaattaatatgctttcatgttttatttgcttgcttgttttgatctcaactcatgcacatgttatatttgatgaaatgctaagcctatgaatccttgcatttaccaccatctcctatcttttcaatgagacttgtaagacataacccaactcgagtctcattagaccatgcatgttgttgagtagggaagactaagtcgacttgtaggtgttgtacaatctaatcgattcggctccgggacccaaactttcctaggattgtaagatataacccaactcaatccatcacaacaataattgcttgcttataatttgagaacatgtttgtatgatcaattcccatgattcccctatgaccccatgacaccctagtgctttttaatcaattgtttacaaccctttaattcatcttgcttgtttatttccattgatattttagtttagtgaccttctacatcaacccaatttgtgacacccctaagacaccactagttgcaatagaaatctcatttcaatacccgtcccttgggatccgacctttacttgcctctttactaattatagagttgtttgtgaagctataaattgtgttttgattcgaacgtgacccaacgaccacaccttaaattgtgaacacgagaCGGAGCAATCAACCTCGTTTTATTCTTTCATAGAGGGAAAAAAAGAGGTAAAAGACTTACAAGCATAACCCCTAAGGAGTAGGAAACCTACTCCTCAAAAAGAAACATCCATCCAAACTACCACTAAGATAAGAGTTGACTAGCTATGCCAAAAGAGCTGTGATGACGCAAAAAATGAAGCATACGAGTCCTTATGTCCGTCCTTAGCTAGTGGAGGACATGCTGCACAGTCCTTCTCCTTCCACTAAAAATTCGATAGTTCCTCTCTTGCCATATGTAGTAGACAGCTGCTATACAACATTTCGCCCAGCTACACTTCCAATGTTTTTTCCTTGATCTTCTGTTAAGCCAACAAAGCTCAGTCCAGTAATCAAAGCTGCGTCCAGAAAGTTTCATCCATTCTAAAAGATATTGCCAAACAATCCTGGAGAATTGACAATGAAAGAAAAGATGTTTATGGGATTCAGACTGTTCTTCACAGAGGCAGCAATGGTTAATGATGATGAGCCCTCGGCCTGAAATAGGGTCAATAGTAGCGAGCTTCTTTTGGATAGCAATCATAGCAATGACTTGATGTGCAGGGATAATTGCTCTATTGACCAAAGACTGAGAGGGAAGATGCATGGGATTCTTCATTCTAAACCATTCATATAGCTGAACTTGAAACTTCCCTTTTCGAATCCAGCTGTTCAGAGTTACAGCTCCTGGGGCTTGAGCTCCAGTGATTTGAAGTAGCTCATCCCGTACCTTCAGTATTCTACAAAAACTGTCAGAGTGATAGTCCTTGGGTTGAACAGTCCAGATTGATTCATTAGGGAAAAGGTAGCTCTTTGTCCAAACTGCCCAAAGGCCAGTTTGTTGATTATCCAAAACCCAAATCCATTTGGCTAACAGTGCCCTATTCCAGGAAATAAGCTCTTTTATGTTAAAGCCTCTCTCATGCCGAGGAGAACAAACGGCTTTCCAACTCTTGAACATCATTTTAATGACCCCTTGCTCAACATGCCAGAAATAATCCTTACAAAGTTTATTAATCAGTTTGATTATGGTCTTTGGAAGGAGAACACTTGCACACCAGAAGTTTGTAATACCAAAGATGATGGTATTGAGGATTTGGAGCCTGCCAGCATAGGTCAAAAAAATATTTTCTCTAACCTGAAGTGAATGCTGAATCTTAGAGATTAAAGTCCCATAAATTTTAGTACTATTCTTTAGGGTGTTAAGAGGAAGCCCCAAATATCTGAAAGGGAAAGATCCTTCATTGAAACCAGTCCCATTTAGAATTTAAGCTTTAACAGAAGCTGAAACTCCCCCATAGGTATATGTCAGTTTTGTTAATATTGGCATGTAATCCTGAGCATTTGTCAAACTCATGTAAGATATCCACAGCAGCCATGACAGAGGGAAGGTCTCCTCTGGTAAAAATCATTAAGTCATCAGTAAAGACCAAATGGGTTAATTTCATTTTGAGCATTTAGGGTGGAAAGAAACTAGAGGTTTTGAGCACATCTCTCTAAGATGTGTAGACAGTATTTCCATACTCAACACAAAAAGATAAGGTGACAGTGCGTCACCTTGTCTAAGCCCACTTTCCCCTTTGAAGAACCCATGAATAGATCCATTGATCTTTAAAGAAAACCATGACCCAGTTATACAACCCATAATCCACTTAGTAAAGATGTCAGGGAACTTAAGCACTTTGAACATTTCAGCTATGAAACCTCATTGCAGGGAATCAAAGGCTTTTTGAATGTCTATCTTTATTAAACATCTGGGAGTCAAATATTTTCGAGTGTAGTTCTTCACTAGAGCCTGGGAAAGCATTATGTTCTCAAATATGTTTCTATCTTGAACAAATGCTGCTTGCTCAGGTCCAATGAGGtgaggcaacactttctttaatctGTTTGCAAGGATCTTACTTACAGTTTTGTAGAAGATTGTACAGCATGAAATGGGCCTGAAATCAGTGACAGAAGAGCTAACCTTATTTTTAGGAATGAGAGTAAGCAGGGTAGTATTAGCAAGCTTGCTCATTTTCCCAGTTGTAAAAAAATTGAGAACAACACTGCAAAAATCCTTCTATATTAGAGGCCAGGATGTTTTGAAAAAAGCAGATGAAAAACCATCAATCCCAGGGCTTTTGTCATTCCCTATGCTCATGAGAGCATTTTTTATTTCATTAGATGACACAGACTAAGTTAAAGAACTATGATCCTCCTGCCTCACACAAGATCCTTTCTGAATGAACGTTGCATCCATAGGAGTAATATCCTGAGTTATCCCCAACAGTTTATGGTAGTATTGAATAAAACCTGCAGCAACATCTTGCATCCCTTTCCTTTCTCTTCCATTATGGTCTTTAATTTTCCCAATAATATTGTAATATTTTCTCTCCTTCATTTTAGCAAAGAAATACTTGGATGCACTGTCCCCATCAATAATATTCTCAGCTTTTGCTCTTTGTTTTAAAATGCTAAGCTCATGTTTTTTGAGACTGTAGTACTGATCAGACATCATCTTTTCCTTCTTAATTAAAGCCTCTGAAAGAGGATCTTGCTGCAACTCCAGTTGACAGGAAAAGAGATGTTGTTGAGCATGTTTAATTCTTTGTTCCATATTAGAGTAATCTTGCCTATGCAAATGAATAAGGGCTTGCTTAACTCTTTTTAGCTTACTGAAGAGCCTGTGGATGGCAGTTCCAGGCTCATAGTGATGCCAGGCCTCTTTTATTATAGAGTGATAATTGGGGTGAGATATCCAGCAGTTCAGAAAACTAAATCTAGCTTTAGCTTTAATTTCCTCAAAAAGTGTAACCAGAACAGGTGAATAGTCAGATAGGCCAGCAGGAAGAAAATCCACATAGGTATTAGGGAAATGAGTGAGCCAATTAGAGTTCACCAAGGCTCTATCTAGTTTAGACCAGACCCTTGTGCCATCAGCTTGTTTATTTGTCCAAGTGAAATCACAACCTGAACCTCTGAGATCATCTAATTGGCAGTAACATAGGCAATCATTGAAAGCAGTAATATCAGCAAGGACTGGAGGGATATTACTGATCTTTTCAGTGGCATCTCGAATGATATTAAAATCCTCTAGAACGATCCATTTTGTAACAGAAGCACTAAGAGTACATAGAGAGGACCAAAGGTTCTCACTTCCATGAGCATCATTGTATCCATAAACCATGATCATGTGAAATTGACAAGAAGAGGAATGGTGAGTAACCTGACAATGAATGTATTGAGCAGTTGTGAAAAGGACTGTAACATGGACTGTTACTGGATTCCATATCACCCATATCCTTCCATTATAGTGGCTACCATAATTACATATCACACTATAGCTTCTGAAGTTTTTATGAATAATTTTTGAAGCTTTTTTTCCTTGATCCTAGTCTCCAGTACCCCTAAGATGTCCACCTTATTTAGCAGCAGGAACTCTCTAATTTCTTGCTGCTTAAAAGGATCATTACATCCCCTTATATTCCAGGAACAGactatcattatcattatctttatcattatcattatcattgttattattattgttattgttattgctattgttactattacaacttattattattactattttattattattattctgtcTCATACGTAACTCGtagaaatataatataatatatataattataaatacggggtattacaaccaTTTAAGGTATAAATTAAGTATATTATTTGAAGTCACAAAATAGAATATGAGCTTATTTTATTTGGTATTTTACCGCTTTTCATTTTTAACAatgtttaagacggttttaattaCTAATTCGAGAAATAATCCCAAATGACCACCAAATATTACCAACTTTTCATGAAACTTTTTGTGGGGTTTCCTCACTGTCTAAATAGTCCCCAAAACATATTTTATCCAAAAATACATTTTTTAAGTCGGTTTTAAATTTCCGGGTTCGTTTTTCAATAATAAATACATTTTTAATGTTCTATAACTCCTATAAAGCTAATTTTTTATATTAAGGCTCATTATATTAAATTCAAATAGTGTGTAAAATGTCATAATTAGTCGTGATCTACAACTCCAGAAATTAAATTTTTAGTGAATCGTTTATGTCCCGAAAATCTATTTTAgtgttttaatatttgttttgaCCAAAATTTTACAAAAATTTCGAACCATAATCAATTTTccaaaatactaatattattttTATCAATCCAAATTTAGTCTCATTATTATTTTTGAGATGCATGGAAGGATCTATATTTGATACTCTAAATAAACTACATTTAgtgcataattaattattttgaagtACTAGTCTTATAATTCATAACCATATACAACAAAATAAAGATCTTTAAGCTCATAAACTAACATGCAACATAATATTCACATTCTTATCTCAAAAAATTTGCTAGTAATAATTTTTCTTTATAATAAAATCAAACATTCACCCAACATATCATGCATGCAATAATTTTAAACAATACAATGAAAATCTTATTTTTGCAAATAAAATCTTCAAGGGTTAGTCATCATTCACTTACATTAGCTAATGCAAATCATCATATTCCCATTCTTGAGTGTCCAAAATGTTGTCACCGCCTTCTCCTTTCACTTCCACTCTTTCGCACAAAGGATCAAAATAAAGGAAATATAGATTTTACACCCTTAGAAATATATTTAAGATTTTCTTAGTGAAATTAGTTTTAAAGTggtaaaatatatatatatttgtgagTAGTAAAATTTATAATCAAATTGAAAGTAATAAGATTTGAATTTAATTTAAGAGGAAAAGATTAGTAAAAATTACCTTTAATAATATGCATAATAATGTATTTGATTAAGTTTAATGAGTAATTATTTCATCAATTAATGAACATTGAAGAgccattttttttttgtggtggaTGTGTTCCACGGCAAAGAGAAGCAAAGGGGGTCAAATTTTTGATCAATTTTATTTAAGGGAAATAATGAGGGGTGTAATGCATGTGTTTTAATTGGTGGAAGGCTTTAATGGACACTTGTCCATATGCATGCAACTCCACACATACATAGTGACATGTGTTTTATGGTGGAGCGTGATCCAATCGAAAATTTTTGAGTCGGGAAACTAACTCGATTTTTAATAAACGCATTTGAGAATAACGGTTTTGAGTCGTTTAAATATAAAACGGCAAATATTaaataatttgaaattgaagacggaaaacaaaaataaagttataTTTTAAAAGTTTTGGGTGGTGAAATTTACATTAACAGGTCATCTCCCTTAACCAAATATTCTAAGTTCGGGTTCGGGTTTCATTTAATGgttacacatacattattattatCTACCAACCTAATAATACTACtactacaaataataataaacataAAAATAATACTAACGACGACACTGATATTACATAAATTTAACTCGGATTATTAGACAATGTTAGAACGTATTATACATAAATTACTTAAACAACGTACTTAGAAAGTTACGTATTATCAACCGTTAAATAAAATATTACGTTTTAAAATAATATATTTGAAGATTTAGTTTGatacaaaaaatattattttataagTTAGATCGACTTATTATAGCCGTACTAACAATCTAACATTGGGTTAGAAATGCGCGCGATTATAATAGATAGTAAGATAATTATGTCCGTATTAAATTGAGCTGCAGAATATTATGGCTAAAATAATTAATCAAAAATGACATGTTTGAATTTAAAAGAGGGTTAAAATACGATGATTTTTGCGAAATAAAAATGTGAAATTTTTGTCCTTCCCGCGGAAAGGGGTCTGGAAGTTTCAAAATTCCATTAGAATATAACGTAAAATAGAACGAAATTGTAAAGAATTGTTAAAATTTCGGGTGTTACAAATTTTACATAATATCctatttaccaaacagagcctaaatcTATTTGCTTACTTTCTCTAAGTTCGCTCCAATATTTCTTCTCTATTTCATTTATtctagggttttttgtcaaacacaacctttaaaaaaaattttttttccaaacaccacctttaaaaaaaagtttgtaaaacacaacctttaataaattttttgttgtcaaacacgactttttggctgaaggacttaacattttgcaatggggtaactttcaatcgatgtttgggatagcaaacgatgtcggtttgaggtgttcttggactcgttggaaaggtggaaatacaagATTTCCATGGGTTATCAACACGATGGTCAAAagtggccttatgtggggtctattgttgtgtaaagtaaggctcGTCGGAGAGATTAGCGAGTGGTCGGGGATTTTTAGTGCGTCttttaaagaggttatgatgctttgtttggtctgaaaattggtatgtaggtagcggggagtgtaaggtaggccgtagttgtgttgttttttgtggttgttggttaCAAATGGTAGTTCGAGGGGAGTTAATTTGAAGGTAAAAAACATTCAAaagaatgtcaaagtaggatttcttTTTTGTGGGTCAATTTACTCACCTCAAACCAGCACTTACAAcaaacaaccacaaaaaacaacacaACTACGGCCTATCTTACACTCCCCgctacctacataccaattttcagaccaaacaaagcatcataacctctttaaaagacccactaaaaatTCACGACCACTCACAAATCTctccgaccagccttactttacacaacaatagaccccacataaggccgCCTTTGACCGTCGTATTGATAACCCCTGGAAAGCTTGTATTttcacctttccaacgagtccaaaAACGCCTCAAACCGACATCatttgctatctcaaacatcgactgaaagttACCCCATTACAAAATGTTAAGTTCTTcggccaaaaagtcgtgtttgacaacaaaaaatttattaaaggttgtgttttacaaattttttttttaaaggtagtgtttggaagaattttttttaaaaggttgtgtttgacaaaaaaaccctttATTCTATAACATAACAGAGGGCTTTTTCAATCTTTCCATTTTGTCAATTATCTAAATTCATTAAAAGTTACACCCATCTTTTCTCCTCAATTTACATTTCTTCCAAATATTACTTTTTTTGAGAGAATTTCCTCCAAATATTACTGAATTTCCTTCATATATCCAAGTAAAATTCGACAAAAAACATACTACAAAAATACTCTTAAAATTATTAAAAAATTGCTCCGTTTACTTACAAAATGATGAATATGAATGTAAAGTCGTCAATGGATTATTGAGATGGGGGCTTATCATTGACAATAGGGTAATTGCTTAAAAATAAAAATGATCCAAAGAAATGTAGAATATGTTGTTTACTGCTGTTTACCAACTTCACGGTTGGAGAAAAGTATTACCATAGGTGTGAGTTAAAACGCCCCAGTTTCGCTGTTCCATCTTTCTAGAGCTGAACATAGTTCCAAATTACTAAATCGGAACAAATAATTTCAGCATTAAGAAAAAATCTATCAACTTTAGCATCTTACAATCTTACATACAGTCTTATGGTTCTCTTTACAGATGATTCATATTCCGAGAAATTgctttttttccctttttcttccAATAGATACATACTCACAAAAGAAGCATAACAATATATGTCATCATTATCTAAGGGACGACAAGAGAAATAAATCATCCACATTGCACAGAAAACATTGGATATATAATGCTAAGGAAGCATCTTCAACCCGGAATTTCAACCGCTGTTAAAACCCAAGGGCACATAACGTCTGTGAGTTTCAGTTTCTCAATCTCCATACACCAAACATGAGCTTATTATAGTTACATTTGCCCAAGCATATTTGGATAAGTCCCCACCTCCAACCGGAGGTGATTTCTAAATAGCTTGATCTGCTTCTTTTTCTGCAATCTGGCTGTTGAGGAACTTGAGCACTGACTGACGCTGTAACGCAAATTTTGTGTAAGCCTTATTTGATATCTTTATGTATTTCTACTTGTATGATAACAAAAAACTAGACAAGGGTCAGAGTTAATGGTTGTACGAATAGACATGATAAATGGGTCACTCGGGTCAGTCATTTAACTCATTAGGAGTTGGGTTGTTACGAGTGTGATGTTCAATTATAAGGTCATTTTGTGTTCCAGATGTTCCAGGTTCGATATTTTCATATCAAATTATAAAggtttttgtttcaaatttttcaaGCTAGGTTGTTTCAGACCAGGTCCATCCTGATCCAGGTCTACTTCATATTATACTTTTCTGGTTAAGTTTATAAACTAAAACCACGTCAAATATCCATGTTCCTTGAGGTCGGgtgagataatgcatgtttttttCACAGGTAGCAAGGTTATGGAGATTAGAACGGTAAAACTGGTGGTTAAGCATTTGGCAAGTTTAGAAATGGATTAGTATGAAGGGCAGTGCATGGTAAGGGGTCTTCATAATGCAATGAATTTATTATTGACATGGTCAGAACAAATGTTTAAAAACCTTCAGTTATAAATGGTGACAACAGTAATCCGGAGTACTCCGTACAATATAGTTCTTAGTGACAACAAGATATTTTTCAACAATAACAAGATGTTAGATACAATTTCGGACAATGGACATACAGCGCTATAATCTATCTTCCTGAGAACATAAAAAACTGCCCAACTACCAAATCATCTACCAATCTACCAATTTTAGTCATGGTAAGcactaaattttattttattatactTGCATATTTTTTAGTTTATGGTTAAGAAACTCTTCTTTATAAATGAGTTTTCTTCCCGTCTATTGGTGTGTTTCATCTCTCTATGTGAGATATTCAAGAACTATATGAAAGACCAATGCTCCTCAGACTCTTCACATTGTGTTGGGTGTAATGAATGTCATCGAATAAAATTAGCCCTTTTCAAACCTATGCCAGGCTTATAGACACAGACCCAATCACAGAAGAGTGAAGACTACAGTGCCAGGCTTATAGACACAGACCCATTCACAGAAGACTACATGAATAGACAAGCATATTAGAACATATGCATGGAGAAGTGTCATATACTAATAGTGAGCTTTGTTTTagagaagttttttttttttaaattgaattTTAGAACTGTATAGTTGTCGTAATAGCTTATTATGATTGATAAATAAACTCTCACTAAAAAAGTTTGATAGAACCGAAGAATATGGCAAGGAAGCCTTACCCGCTGCTCAAGTGCCACATCGTCAGCGTTAATTTTCAAAGATTCCAGTAGAGTTACCGCTTCACGGAAGCCAGCAATAGCCTCCTCCTCATCTCCGAGCCCTTTATCGACATCAGCAACTTTTGCTAAAGAAACGGCAACATCTAAGGTCTGTGATGAAAGAAAGCAACCAAATCAACAAGAGAAAAACCACAAATCTTCCCAGTAGTGCTTTCAAGTATTAACACTCGGGTTTTTATTATACCTATAGTTTATGACAATGCCTTAATATGCTTTTATCAAAAGAAGAATAGAAAACTATTACTCTGTCCCCGTTAATTTTGAACGATGAGTCACTTTTTATTGAAATAAATCACAGCAAAACAAAAACCATTATGATTGATACAAGTACTGTCC
Protein-coding sequences here:
- the LOC141620172 gene encoding uncharacterized protein LOC141620172 — encoded protein: MSKLANTTLLTLIPKNKVSSSVTDFRPISCCTIFYKTINGSIHGFFKGESGLRQGDALSPYLFVLSMEILSTHLREIGDLPSVMAAVDILHEFDKCSGLHANINKTDIYLWGRSFPFRYLGLPLNTLKNSTKIYGTLISKIQHSLQVRENIFLTYAGRLQILNTIIFGITNFWCASVLLPKTIIKLINKLCKDYFWHVEQGVIKMMFKSWKAVCSPRHERGFNIKELISWNRALLAKWIWVLDNQQTGLWAVWTKSYLFPNESIWTVQPKDYHSDSFCRILKVRDELLQITGAQAPGAVTLNSWIRKGKFQVQLYEWFRMKNPMHLPSQSLVNRAIIPAHQVIAMIAIQKKLATIDPISGRGLIIINHCCLCEEQSESHKHLFFHCQFSRIVWQYLLEWMKLSGRSFDYWTELCWLNRRSRKKHWKCSWAKCCIAAVYYIWQERNYRIFSGRRRTVQHVLH
- the LOC141620173 gene encoding uncharacterized protein LOC141620173, with the translated sequence MVYGYNDAHGSENLWSSLCTLSASVTKWIVLEDFNIIRDATEKISNIPPVLADITAFNDCLCYCQLDDLRGSGCDFTWTNKQADGTRVWSKLDRALVNSNWLTHFPNTYVDFLPAGLSDYSPVLVTLFEEIKAKARFSFLNCWISHPNYHSIIKEAWHHYEPGTAIHRLFSKLKRVKQALIHLHRQDYSNMEQRIKHAQQHLFSCQLELQQDPLSEALIKKEKMMSDQYYSLKKHELSILKQRAKAENIIDGDSASKYFFAKMKERKYYNIIGKIKDHNGRERKGMQDVAAGFIQYYHKLLGITQDITPMDATFIQKGSCVRQEDHSSLT